The sequence TCCTTGGCGAGGATCGAGGCGGCCGAGATGCAGGGCTCCAGCGCATCGCCGCCGACAATCGCCCGGGCTGGCCAGCACCAGTCAGGGTGGCGGCCGGCCGGCGTCATATTGCCATCGATCAGCACCTCGTCCGGCTCGAGCGCCAGGGCGGCAACCGCGCGGGTCATGGCCAGCATGGTGGCGGCAAAGATGTTGATCCGGTCAATCTCGTCCGCCTCGACCACACCCAGCGCCCAGTGACAGCTAGCCTTGATTTGTGGTTCGAGCACGGCTCTCCGCTTGGCCGAAAGCTTCTTGGAATCGTCCAGACCCTGCGGCGCATCATGCCCAAGGACGCAAGCTGCGGCGACAACCGGCCCGGCCAGCGGCCCGCGACCCGCCTCGTCCACGCCGATCACGACCCGGCCTTTGGTCCCCTTGGCTAAGAGCAGTCCAGCTTCCATCTATCCGGCCATGACCAGAACCATCATCCGCACCTTCTTCCCGCTCGCCGCCTTCCTCGCAAGCTGCAGCCCATCGGTTGCTGGGGATAGCCCCAAACCGGCTATCACCGAAACGAAGGGGGCGTTTGCAGTAACGCCGCTGGCCGCGCTCGATGCCCCCTGGGCGATTGCCGTGCTGCCGCGCGGCGGCGTGCTGGTGACCGAGAAGGGCGGCAAGCTCAAGCTGGTCGATGGCACCGTCAAAGATGTGGCGGGCGTGCCAACCGTTGCCTTTGGCGGTCAGGGTGGCCTCGGCGACGTGGTGCTGGCCCCGGACTATGCCAAGAGCGGCATGGTCTACCTCTCCTGGGCCGAAGCCGGTGATGGCGAAACCCGCGGCGCAGCGATCGGCCGAGCCAAGCTGGTGCTCGGCGATGCCCCGCGGCTCGAGGGGCTGGAAGTGATCTGGCGGCAAAGCCCCAAGGTGACCGGGCGCGGCCACTATTCGCACCGCATCGCCTTCTCGCCCGATGGCAAGCTGCTGTTCGTCGCCTCGGGTGAACGGCAGAAGATGGACCCTGCGCAGGACCTGACCGGAAATCTCGGAAAGGTGCTGCGCCTGCTGCCCGACGGCAAGCCCGCCCCGGGCAATCCCTTTGCCGACAAGGGCGGCGTCAGTGCAGAGATCTGGTCCTATGGCCACCGCAATATCCTGGGTCTGGCCTTCGATCCGCAGGGCCGGCTCTGGGACCTGGAGCATGGTCCGGCCGGCGGGGACGAATTGAACCTGGTGGAGCCAGGCAAGAATTATGGCTGGCCGGTGGTTTCCGAAGGCGATCACTATGACGGCAAGGATATCCCGCCGCACAGCACCCGGCCCGACATGACCGCGCCGAACCTCGTCTGGACTCCGGTGATCGCGCCGGGCGACATGGTGTTCTACCGTGGCAAGGCTTTCCGTGACTGGCGCGGACAGTTGCTGATCGCCGGGCTGGCCTCGAAGGGCCTGGTCCGCGTCACCATCGACGGCACCAAGGTGACCGAAGCCGGGCGCTATCCGCTCGACAAGCGGATTCGCGACGTGGCCGAAGCTGCGGACGGAACGCTGCTGGTGATCGAGGACGGCAAGGATGGCCGTCTGCTCAAGCTCGCCCCCGCAAAGTAGGCCGAAGGGTAAATTCCATCGACAAGCGCGGCACCGCGCCTTAGGGGCGCGCGCCTATGGCAGACGGTCCCACTCTGATCCCGCTCGACAACGTCGACCCCGCGCTGGTCGAGGCGCTGCTTGACCGCGCCTTCGAACCGGAGCGGCACAAGCGCACCGCCTACAAGGTCCGCGAGGGTACCGATTGGCTGCCAGGCCTGTCCTTTGCCGCGATCGATGACGAAGAACATCTGGTCGGCACGATCCAATGCTGGCCGGTCGCATTGACCGATCCGGATGGCCGCCGCCATCCGCTGATCATGGTTGGCCCGGTCGCGGTTGAGCCAGCCGCGCAGGGGGCAGGCTATGGCAAGGCCTTGATGACCGCCAGCCTAGCTGCCCTTTCCCCGCAGGCCCCGCTGCCGCAAGTCATGATCGGCGATCCGGAGTATTACGGCCGGTTCTGGGGCTTCACCAATGCCCATACCGGCGGCTGGGACCTACCCGGCCCGTTTGAGCAGCACCGGCTACTGGCGCGCTGCGACAATCCGGCAGTCCTGCCCGCATACGGTATGCTGGGCCCTTGGCGCGGGTAAGCTGATCTGGCATCGCAGCGCCGATGCCCTACGAACCTCTGCCCGACCTTGCGACGTTGAGCCTTGCCGAGATTGCAGCGCTTAACGATGCGCGCAAGCTGCCGCCGGTCGCGCAGTGGAACCCGCAAACCAGCGGCGATAGCCTGATGACGATCCGGGCCGACGGGCGCTGGTTCCACGATGGTGGGGAAATCCGCCGCCCGGCCATGATCCGCGCCTTCGCCGGCCTGCTGCGGCGCGAGGGCGACGGGCGCTATTGGCTTGTGACCCCGGTCGAAAAGCAGTCGATCAAGGTCGAGGACGCAGCCTTCATCGCCACCGATGTCGCTGCGCAGGACGGGGCACTGGCCTTCAAGCTCAACACCGATGAGATCATCGTGGCGGGGCCCGATCATCCGCTGGTGGCGCGCGGCACGGCCGAGCTGCCGGCGATCTACCTCGCCGTGCGCAATGGCTGCGAGGCGCGGATCAACCGCAGCACCTGGCTGCAACTGGTCGAGCTGGCCGATGCCGACCTGACTGCGGCAAGCCAGGGCGTCCGCTTCGCGCTGGTGCCGGCATGAGCGAGCTGGTGGCGCGGCTGCGCGCCTTGCATGAAGACGGGCACGCGCAGGAACTAGACAACCTGCTGTCAGACGAACGCCATGGGGGAACATTTCGTCCGGCTGCGGTCCTGGCCGCCATAACCGAGCGGGAACGGCCGGGCTTCCTGATGATCCACCGGCCCTCCAATATGCGCTCGCACCCCGGCCAGGTCGCCTTCCCCGGCGGCAAGATCGACCCCGGCGAGAGCCCGGTCGAGGCCGCCCTGCGTGAGGCTTGGGAAGAGCTGGGCATCCACGAACGCGACGTGACCGTGATCGGCACCAGCGATGTCTATCGCACCGGCACCGGCTATGCGGTGACCCCGGTTATCGCGGTGGTTCCGCCAGACCTTGAACTCAATCCAAGCCCGACCGAGGTGGCGCAGTGGTTCGAGGCCCCAGTCGACTTCGTCTTCAACCGCCAGAACCAGGTCGAGCAATCGGCATTTTGGCAAGGCGCGGAAAGGCGCTACATCGAGATCATGTGGCAGCAGCATCGGATCTGGGGCGTGACAGCGGCGATCATCCACAACTTGTCGCGGCGGATTGCCTGGTGACGCTTACCCTGCCCGCGGCGGATTGGACCAGGCGTGAGGACCTGGCCTTGCTGGTGGCAGCGCTTGGCCCGGGCCAGTCGCGCTATGTCGGCGGTGCTGTACGTGACACGCTGCTGGGCATAGCGGTCAAGGATGTCGACCTGGCTACCCCGCTCGAACCACGCGCGGTAATGCAACAACTGAAGAGCGCGGGAATTCAGGTGGTTCCGACCGGAATCGAACATGGCACCGTAACTGCTGTCCTGCCGCAAGGACCCGTTGAGATCACTACCTTGCGCCATGACGTCAGTACTGACGGCCGCCGTGCCACGGTGGCCTTTGCCAGCGATTGGCAGGACGATGCCGCCCGGCGCGACTTCACGATCAACGCGCTCTATGCCGATCCGGCGACCGGCGAGATCTTTGACTGGTTTGGTGGGCTGGACGATCTTGCCGCACGGCGAGTGCGGTTCATTGGCGATCCGCACCAACGCATCCGCGAGGATCACTTGCGGATCCTGCGCTATTTCCGCTTTCAAGCGCGGTTCGGTTCGATGCCGGCCGATGCGCCGTCCGAAAGCGCCTGCGCCGAACTGGCCGCGATGCTCAAGGGCCTGTCGCGCGAACGCGTCGGCATGGAGATGATGAATCTCCTCTCGCTCACCGATCCGGCGCCAACCGTGGCGCGGATGGCAGAGCTCGGCGTGCTAGAAGTGGTTCTGCCCGAAGCGGATGTAGTGGCCCTCGCGGCGCTGGTGGCCGAGGAAGTGCGCCAGCGGATCGCGCCTGACGCCCTGCGCCGCCTCGCCGCGCTGCTGCCTGCTGACGTGCAACTGGCCGAAGCCGTAGCAAGCCGCTTTCGTTTGTCAGGAGCGCAAAAGAAGCGGCTGGCGTTGGCGGCTGCGCGGGAGGGGACCGAGCAGGAAGCCCGCCCCCTTGCCTATCGCCTCGGCATTGATGGCGCGCTTGACCGGCTGCTAATCGCGGGGACGGATGTCGCTGCACTGGACGGCTGGACCATCCCTGAATTCCCGCTCAAGGGCGGGGAGATTGTGGCGCGCGGAATCAAGGCCGGGCCCGAGGTCGCACGGGTGCTACGCCGGGTTGAAAGCGGCTGGATCGCCGCGGGCTTTGCGGACTCTCTCATCCCAGCCCTGCTTGACGCGGAGCTGAGCGAACAGGCGTGAGCGAGCTGGTCTTCAACGAACCGCTGCTGGTCATCGCGATCCTGGCGGTGCTTGCCGCCGCGACCGGGTGGATGATCGAGCGCGACCGCCCTCGCCTCGCCCGCGGGCTGCGCCAGACGGGCTACCTAGGGATGCTCGCGGCCGGACTGCTGCTGGTCGGCCAACTGGCCTATACTGCCGAACGCTCTGATGCCGCGCTGGAACTGCACCGCCGCCCGGCGCTGTCCGTCAGCGGCGGCGAGACAATCGTGCCAATGGCCAGTGACGGCCACTTCTGGGTAACCGCGGAGGTCAACGGACGCGAGCTCGACTTCCTGATCGATACCGGCGCGACCTTCACCGGGATCGGCCGCGATGCGGCAGAGAAACTCGGGATCCAACCCGACCCGCAACAGGCCCCGCTAGAGCTGGAAACCGCCAACGGCGTGATTACCGCCACCATGGGCAAGATCGAGGCCCTGCGCTTCGGCAATATCGAAGTCCGCGGCCTACCCGTGGCCGTGCCGCAGGATACGGCTGACGATACACAGGTGATCGGTATGAACCTGCTCAGCCAGCTAGCCAGCTGGCGGGTCGAAGGCGAGAAACTGGTCCTGGTGCCAAAGCGTTAGAACTTGTTGTCCCGCGGGAAGCCGTTGGGCGGCAGCCGGCCTGCCGCCCCGCGCGCCACCTTCCACAAGCGCATGTCGCTCTCGGTTCGGGTCCTGCCGCTGTCGCCGCCCATCTTCCACGACAGGCCTTCGTCCAGCTTCAGCGTCGTCGCATCAGCCAGCCCGCCATCGCGATAGCGCTGCAGGGTTACGCCCTGGCCCTTGGCGAGGATCGGCAGCTCTTCCAGGCTGAAGATCACCAGTTTGCGGTTGTCACCCACCACAGCAATGTGATCGTGCTCGGCCGGGATTTCACGCACGACTGCCAGCTTCACGCCTGGCTTGGTGGTCATCACCCCGCGGCCCTTGCGCGTTTCGGCAAGCAGTTCGTCTGCTTCGGCCGCGAAGCCGCGCCCGGCATTGCTGGCCAGCAAAAGCTGCGCCTTGGGCTTATAGACCAGCAGGCCCACGATCTCTGCCCCGGCATCGATATCGATCATTGTCCTGATCGGTTCGCCGAACCCGCGCGCTGACGGCAGCTTGTCGCACCCAAGCGTATAGAACCGCCCATTGTCGCAGGCGACCAGCAGCTTGTCGGTGGTCTGGGCGTGAAGCGCGAAGGCCGGCCCATCGCCTTCCTTGAACTTGAAATCCTTGTCGAGCGGCTCGTGGCCGCTGGCGCCGCGGACCCAGCCCTTGGCCGAGAGGATCACCGTTACCGGTGCCTTCTCGATCATCGCGTCCATCGAAAACTCAACCGTTGGCGCGGCCTCGGCAATGGTGGTCCGCCGGCGGCCAAGAGGCGTGTCTTCGGCGTAGTCCTTGCGCAGGTTGCTCAGGTCACGCTTAAGCCGGGTGCGCTGGCGTGCCGGGCTTTCGAGCAGCTTTTCCAGTTCTTCCTTCTCAGTCAGCAGGTCATCCCGCTCACGCCGCAGCTCCATTTCCTCCAGCTTGCGCAAGGAGCGCAGCCGCATGTTGAGGATCGCTTCAGCCTGGCGGTCAGTCAGGCCGAATTCGGCCATCATCACCGGCTTGGGCTCATCTTCGGTGCGGATGATCTCGATCACCCGGTCAAGGTTGAGGTAAGCGATGATATAGCCGTCGAGCAGTTCCAGCCGGTCGGCAATCTTGGCCAGACGATGCTGGCTGCGCCGGACCAGGATGTCGATCTGGCTCTTGATCCATTCCTGAAGCACCAGCTTGAGACTGAGCACGCCGGGCGTGCGGCTGGCATCGAGGACGTTGAGGTTGAGCCCGAACCGGGTTTCCAGATCGGTCAGCTTGAATAGCGATTCCTTGAGCAGTTCGGGATCGACGTTGCGGCTCTTCGGCACGAAGACAAGCCGGATCTGCTCATCCGATTCATCACGGACGTCTTCCAGGATCGGCAACTTCTTGTCGGCGATCAGCTGGGCGACCTGCTCGATCAGCTTGCCCTTGGGGAGCTGATACGGGATCTCCGAAATCACCAGCTGCCAGGCCCCGCCGCCCAGCTTTTCAATGCCGGTTTCTTCCCAAGTGCCATCCGCATTTCGCCCGGTCGAAAAGCGTCCGCGCACGCGCAGCGCGCCGCGCCCGGTCTCATAGGCGCGCGAGATAACCTCGCGGCTTTCGGCCACGATCCCGCCCGTGGCAAAATCTGGCCCGTGGAACAGCTCCATCAGCTGGGCGTGTTCGGCATGGGGATTGTCGATCAGCAGTAGGGCGGAATCGATGATCTCGGCCACGTTGTGGCTGGGGATATTGGTAGCCATCCCGACGGCGATCCCACTGGAGCCATTGGCCAGCAGGTTGGGGAACAGGCCCGGGAAGATCTCTGGCTCTTCCTCCTCGCCATTGTAGGTCGGAATGAAGTTGACCGTGCCTTCGTCCAGGCCGGCCATCAGCTGGATCGCAGTCTTGGTAAGCCGCGCTTCGGTGTAGCGGTAGGCAGCGGCGTTATCGCCGTCGATATTGCCAAAGTTTCCCTGCCCGTCGACCAACGGGTAACGCAGCGAAAAATCCTGCGCGAGGCGGACCATGGCGTCATAGACCGACTGATCGCCATGGGGGTGATACTTACCGATGACATCGCCGACCACGCGGGCCGACTTCTTGTAGGCATCGTTGGGATTGAGCTTCAATTGACGCATCGCCCACAGCAGGCGGCGGTGGACTGGCTTCAGCCCGTCGCGCAGGTCGGGCAGCGAGCGAGCAGTGATCGTCGACAGGGCATAAACGAGATAGCGCTCGGACAGCGCCGCATCGAACGGCGCGTCGACGATGGCGTCGAAGGGATCGGGTTCAGTCGTGTCGGTCGTCATTGGCCAGCGCCCTAGCAGGGCGGGAATCCTGCCGCCAAGGGTCAGCGGCGTTGCATGTTGTGGCTTTCCCCCGGAATCCGCACTTCCAGCCCGTCGAGCGCCGCGGTCAGGACGATCTGGCAGGCGAGCCGGCTGGTGCGGGTGACCCCGGCGGCAAGATCGAGCATGTCCTCCTCGTCCTCGCTTGCACGGGGGAGCTTGCCGAACCAGTCCTTGCCAATGATCACGTGGCAGGTGGAACAGGCCATCTGCCCTTCGCAGGTGCCCTCAAGCGGCATGTCTGCATTCTGCGCCACTTCCAGCAGCCGGTCTCCTTCAGCAGCCTTGGCCTCGACGCGATCGCCCTTGGCGGTAATGAAGGTAACCTTGGGCATTAATCAGACTCCCTGGGCCTGGGCGGCGGCTTCGAGCGCGCGGCAGGCCGTTTCAACTTCGTCATGGGTGGTATAGCGGCCGAAACCAAGGCGAATCGAATTGCGGGCCTCAGCCGGTTCCAACCCGATTGCGGTCAACACCCGGCTGGGTGCTCCCGTGCCGCTGCCACAAGCAGATCCAGCCGAGAAGGCGATGTCGCGGCAATCGCTGAGGAGGCGCGGGAAATTCAGCCCTGCCAATCGCAGGCTGAGGTTGCCGGGCCAGCGCGCGCTTTCGCTGCCGTTCACAGTCCAGCGGGACAGGACTGAGCGAGCCAGTTCAGCAAGGCCGGACAGGTGCTGGAAGTCCTGTTCCATCCGTGCCTTGGCCAGCGCTGCAGCCGCGCCGAACCCGGCGCAAAGGGCAGGGCTGAGCGTACCTGAACGCAAACCGCTTTCCTGGCCGCCCCCGGCGATCAATGGGCCGATCTTGACGCCATCCCGGACCCACAGAGCACCGATCCCCTTAGGACCATAAAGCTTGTGCGCGGTGATCGCGATCAGGTCCGCACCTTCGGGTGGAGCAAGCTTGCCAGCGCCCTGGACCGCATCGCAGAGGAATAGCGCCCCCGCCTCTTGCGCGCGTTCGGCCAGGCGTTCGACCGGCTGGATCGTACCGATCTCGTTATTGACCTGCATGACTGCGACCAGGCCTACGCCGTCCGGCAGAGCCACTTCCGGATCAACCAGGCCCTGCGCGCTTACCGGCAGCTCGTGAACCGCTTCGCCGCTCGCAATCGCGGCGTTGACCACAGCGGAATGTTCGATCGCGGAATAGGCGATGGCACCGCGCGTGACCGAACGAAGCGCCTGGTTGAGCGCCTCGGTCGCGCCGCTGGTAAAGATCACCCGCCCGCCCCTGGGGAGAAGGCTGGCCACCTGCTCGCGGGCCACTTCCACCGCTGCCGCTGCGGCCCGCCCGGCCCGGTGCATCGAATGGGGATTGGCAAAGCCCAAGGACTCGGGGCCGGACAGCCAGGGCAGCATGGCTTGCAGCGCCTCGGGCGCAAGCGGCGTGGTGGCCTGGTGGTCAAGATAGATGGGTTTGCCGGTCATGGTTCGGAAAAGTTGCTTTTCGAAGGTCCGTTTCTATATAGCGCCTCTCTCCCGATCATAGCCCCATCTGGTCCGGTGCGCCGTTTTCTCCGGCGGCCCCTGGGTGGAGCAGCCAAGAAGCAGGTACCGCCATGCCGTCAGTCATCTTCCCCGGCCCCGAAGGTCGCCTTGAAGGGCGTTTCCAGCCCGCCACCCGTCCGCGCGCGCCGGTCGCCATGATCCTGCACCCGCACCCCCAGGCCGGCGGGACGATGAACGATCGCATCACCATGGCGATGTACAAGACCTTCCAGGCGCGTGGCTTTGCCACGCTGCGCTTCAACTTCCGCGGCGTCGGCCGCAGCCAGGGCAGCTTTGACAACGGTATCGGCGAGTTGAGCGATGCGGCCGCAGCGCTTGACTGGGTCCAGTCCATCCACCCGGAAGCCAGCACGACCTGGATCGCCGGTTACAGCTTTGGCGCGCTGATCGGCATGCAGCTGCTGATGCGCCGTCCGGAAATCCGCGGCTTCATCTCGGTCGCCCCACCCGCCAACATGTATGATTTCAGCTTCCTTGCCCC comes from Novosphingobium ginsenosidimutans and encodes:
- a CDS encoding ribonuclease HII, which translates into the protein MEAGLLLAKGTKGRVVIGVDEAGRGPLAGPVVAAACVLGHDAPQGLDDSKKLSAKRRAVLEPQIKASCHWALGVVEADEIDRINIFAATMLAMTRAVAALALEPDEVLIDGNMTPAGRHPDWCWPARAIVGGDALEPCISAASILAKEHRDRLMREYAEAHPHYGWQTNMGYGTAEHLAALREHGPSPLHRRSFAPVAQLVLL
- a CDS encoding PQQ-dependent sugar dehydrogenase — protein: MTRTIIRTFFPLAAFLASCSPSVAGDSPKPAITETKGAFAVTPLAALDAPWAIAVLPRGGVLVTEKGGKLKLVDGTVKDVAGVPTVAFGGQGGLGDVVLAPDYAKSGMVYLSWAEAGDGETRGAAIGRAKLVLGDAPRLEGLEVIWRQSPKVTGRGHYSHRIAFSPDGKLLFVASGERQKMDPAQDLTGNLGKVLRLLPDGKPAPGNPFADKGGVSAEIWSYGHRNILGLAFDPQGRLWDLEHGPAGGDELNLVEPGKNYGWPVVSEGDHYDGKDIPPHSTRPDMTAPNLVWTPVIAPGDMVFYRGKAFRDWRGQLLIAGLASKGLVRVTIDGTKVTEAGRYPLDKRIRDVAEAADGTLLVIEDGKDGRLLKLAPAK
- a CDS encoding GNAT family N-acetyltransferase, encoding MADGPTLIPLDNVDPALVEALLDRAFEPERHKRTAYKVREGTDWLPGLSFAAIDDEEHLVGTIQCWPVALTDPDGRRHPLIMVGPVAVEPAAQGAGYGKALMTASLAALSPQAPLPQVMIGDPEYYGRFWGFTNAHTGGWDLPGPFEQHRLLARCDNPAVLPAYGMLGPWRG
- a CDS encoding DUF1285 domain-containing protein, which codes for MPYEPLPDLATLSLAEIAALNDARKLPPVAQWNPQTSGDSLMTIRADGRWFHDGGEIRRPAMIRAFAGLLRREGDGRYWLVTPVEKQSIKVEDAAFIATDVAAQDGALAFKLNTDEIIVAGPDHPLVARGTAELPAIYLAVRNGCEARINRSTWLQLVELADADLTAASQGVRFALVPA
- a CDS encoding CoA pyrophosphatase gives rise to the protein MSELVARLRALHEDGHAQELDNLLSDERHGGTFRPAAVLAAITERERPGFLMIHRPSNMRSHPGQVAFPGGKIDPGESPVEAALREAWEELGIHERDVTVIGTSDVYRTGTGYAVTPVIAVVPPDLELNPSPTEVAQWFEAPVDFVFNRQNQVEQSAFWQGAERRYIEIMWQQHRIWGVTAAIIHNLSRRIAW
- a CDS encoding CCA tRNA nucleotidyltransferase produces the protein MTLTLPAADWTRREDLALLVAALGPGQSRYVGGAVRDTLLGIAVKDVDLATPLEPRAVMQQLKSAGIQVVPTGIEHGTVTAVLPQGPVEITTLRHDVSTDGRRATVAFASDWQDDAARRDFTINALYADPATGEIFDWFGGLDDLAARRVRFIGDPHQRIREDHLRILRYFRFQARFGSMPADAPSESACAELAAMLKGLSRERVGMEMMNLLSLTDPAPTVARMAELGVLEVVLPEADVVALAALVAEEVRQRIAPDALRRLAALLPADVQLAEAVASRFRLSGAQKKRLALAAAREGTEQEARPLAYRLGIDGALDRLLIAGTDVAALDGWTIPEFPLKGGEIVARGIKAGPEVARVLRRVESGWIAAGFADSLIPALLDAELSEQA
- a CDS encoding retropepsin-like aspartic protease family protein, encoding MSELVFNEPLLVIAILAVLAAATGWMIERDRPRLARGLRQTGYLGMLAAGLLLVGQLAYTAERSDAALELHRRPALSVSGGETIVPMASDGHFWVTAEVNGRELDFLIDTGATFTGIGRDAAEKLGIQPDPQQAPLELETANGVITATMGKIEALRFGNIEVRGLPVAVPQDTADDTQVIGMNLLSQLASWRVEGEKLVLVPKR
- the parC gene encoding DNA topoisomerase IV subunit A, with amino-acid sequence MTTDTTEPDPFDAIVDAPFDAALSERYLVYALSTITARSLPDLRDGLKPVHRRLLWAMRQLKLNPNDAYKKSARVVGDVIGKYHPHGDQSVYDAMVRLAQDFSLRYPLVDGQGNFGNIDGDNAAAYRYTEARLTKTAIQLMAGLDEGTVNFIPTYNGEEEEPEIFPGLFPNLLANGSSGIAVGMATNIPSHNVAEIIDSALLLIDNPHAEHAQLMELFHGPDFATGGIVAESREVISRAYETGRGALRVRGRFSTGRNADGTWEETGIEKLGGGAWQLVISEIPYQLPKGKLIEQVAQLIADKKLPILEDVRDESDEQIRLVFVPKSRNVDPELLKESLFKLTDLETRFGLNLNVLDASRTPGVLSLKLVLQEWIKSQIDILVRRSQHRLAKIADRLELLDGYIIAYLNLDRVIEIIRTEDEPKPVMMAEFGLTDRQAEAILNMRLRSLRKLEEMELRRERDDLLTEKEELEKLLESPARQRTRLKRDLSNLRKDYAEDTPLGRRRTTIAEAAPTVEFSMDAMIEKAPVTVILSAKGWVRGASGHEPLDKDFKFKEGDGPAFALHAQTTDKLLVACDNGRFYTLGCDKLPSARGFGEPIRTMIDIDAGAEIVGLLVYKPKAQLLLASNAGRGFAAEADELLAETRKGRGVMTTKPGVKLAVVREIPAEHDHIAVVGDNRKLVIFSLEELPILAKGQGVTLQRYRDGGLADATTLKLDEGLSWKMGGDSGRTRTESDMRLWKVARGAAGRLPPNGFPRDNKF
- a CDS encoding 2Fe-2S iron-sulfur cluster-binding protein, with the protein product MPKVTFITAKGDRVEAKAAEGDRLLEVAQNADMPLEGTCEGQMACSTCHVIIGKDWFGKLPRASEDEEDMLDLAAGVTRTSRLACQIVLTAALDGLEVRIPGESHNMQRR
- a CDS encoding cysteine desulfurase family protein; the encoded protein is MTGKPIYLDHQATTPLAPEALQAMLPWLSGPESLGFANPHSMHRAGRAAAAAVEVAREQVASLLPRGGRVIFTSGATEALNQALRSVTRGAIAYSAIEHSAVVNAAIASGEAVHELPVSAQGLVDPEVALPDGVGLVAVMQVNNEIGTIQPVERLAERAQEAGALFLCDAVQGAGKLAPPEGADLIAITAHKLYGPKGIGALWVRDGVKIGPLIAGGGQESGLRSGTLSPALCAGFGAAAALAKARMEQDFQHLSGLAELARSVLSRWTVNGSESARWPGNLSLRLAGLNFPRLLSDCRDIAFSAGSACGSGTGAPSRVLTAIGLEPAEARNSIRLGFGRYTTHDEVETACRALEAAAQAQGV
- a CDS encoding alpha/beta hydrolase, which encodes MPSVIFPGPEGRLEGRFQPATRPRAPVAMILHPHPQAGGTMNDRITMAMYKTFQARGFATLRFNFRGVGRSQGSFDNGIGELSDAAAALDWVQSIHPEASTTWIAGYSFGALIGMQLLMRRPEIRGFISVAPPANMYDFSFLAPCPASGIIIQGAQDTVVTPGAVQKLVDKLRTQKHITIHHDEVPRANHFFENELDDMMRAVDNYLDMRLAPDCPIR